The Oncorhynchus tshawytscha isolate Ot180627B linkage group LG05, Otsh_v2.0, whole genome shotgun sequence genome includes a window with the following:
- the LOC112249921 gene encoding prolyl endopeptidase-like isoform X2: protein MFVRIQKVITKPVIHYFTQLFLLRNLRTVTSKMSFQYPHAYRDEAVADDYHGNKIPDPYSWLEDPDSEKTQAFVNAQNQLTLPYLDRCEVRDLFKERMTELYDYPKYSCPFKRGSRYFHFYNTGLQNQSVMYVQESLEAEPTVFLDPNTFSEDGTVALRGYAFSEDGEYLAYGTSASGSDWVEMHFLRVEGAVALNDRLERVKFSCMSWTHDGKGLFYNSYPKQEGKSDGTETSTNLHQKLYFHVLGTPQSQDCLCAEFPDHPKWMSGVEVSDDGRYVLLSIRKGCDPVNRLWYCDLQTTLQGITGLLPWVKLIDNFDAEYEYVTNEGTVFTFKTNLVAPRYRLINIDFAQPAQANWKELIPQHDKDVIVFATCTYNSLLFVCFLHDVKNVLKMYRLSSGEELRTFSLDVGSVVGFTGRKRDSEIFYYFTSFLSPAIIYHCDLTKEPLQPHVFREVTVKGFDPSDYQTTQVFYPSKDGTEIPMFIVHKKGLKLDGSHPAFLYGYGGFNISITPSYSVSRLIFVRHMGGVLAVANIRGGGEYGETWHKAGMLAKKQNCFTDFQCAAEYLIKEGYSSPSKLTINGGSNGGLLVAACVNQRPELFGCAVAQVGVMDMLKFHKFTIGHAWTTDFGCCEVKEQFDWLIKYSPLHNIRVPEGEGVQYPAVLLLTGDHDDRVVPLHSLKYIATLQHVVGRWSGQSNPLFIHVDTKSGHGAGKPTRKVIQEVADTYAFIARCLSLSWVK, encoded by the exons ATGTTTGTTCGGATCCAGAAAGTCATAACAAAACCAGTcattcattattttacacaacTTTTCTTATTACGGAATCTCCGAACAGTCACTTCTAAAATGTCTTTCCAGTACCCACATGCTTACCGTGACGAGGCAGTT GCAGATGACTACCATGGTAACAAGATTCCTGACCCGTACAGTTGGCTGGAGGACCCAGACAGCGAGAAGACGCAG GCTTTTGTCAATGCTCAGAACCAGCTGACGCTGCCCTACCTGGACCGCTGTGAGGTGCGGGACCTGTTCAAGGAGCGCATGACGGAGCTCTATGACTACCCCAAATACAGCTGCCCCTTCAAGAGGGGgagcag GTATTTCCATTTCTACAACACGGGCCTCCAGAACCAGAGTGTAATGTATGTTCAGGAGAGTCTAGAGGCAGAGCCCACGGTCTTCCTGGACCCAAACACCTTCTCTGAGGACGGGACTGTCGCTTTACGAG GTTATGCTTTCTCAGAGGACGGCGAGTACCTGGCATATGGCACCAGCGCCAGCGGCTCTGATTGGGTGGAGATGCACTTCCTGCGGGTGGAGGGGGCCGTGGCCCTAAATGACCGGCTGGAGAGGGTGAAGTTCAGCTGCATGTCATGGACCCATGACGGCAAGGGCCTCTTCTACAACTCCTACCCCAAGCAGGAGGGCAAAAGTGACG GCACTGAGACGTCCACGAACCTGCACCAGAAGCTCTACTTCCACGTGTTGGGGACCCCCCAGTCTCAGGACTGCCTGTGTGCCGAGTTCCCCGACCACCCTAAGTGGATGAGTGGGGTCGAG GTGTCAGATGACGGGCGCTACGTACTGCTGTCCATCAGGAAGGGCTGTGACCCGGTCAACCGGCTGTGGTACTGTGACCTTCAAACCACTCTTCAGGGTATCACAG gcCTGTTGCCGTGGGTGAAGCTGATAGACAACTTTGATGCGGAGTACGAGTATGTGACCAACGAGGGCACGGTGTTCACCTTCAAGACCAACCTGGTGGCCCCTCGTTACCGTCTCATCAACATCGATTTCGCCCAGCCCGCCCAGGCCAACTGGAAGGAGCTCATCCCCCAGCACGACAAGGACGTCATCG TGTTTGCCACCTGTACCTACAACAGCCTCCTCTTTGTGTGTTTCCTGCACGACGTGAAGAACGTGCTGAAGATGTACCGTCTGAGCTCGGGGGAGGAGCTCAGGACCTTCTCTCTGGACGTGGGCTCTGTGGTGGGCTTCACCGGACGCAAGAGAGACTCTGAGATCTTCTACTACTTCACCTCCTTTCTGTCGCCAG CCATCATCTACCACTGTGACCTGACCAAGGAGCCCCTGCAACCCCACGTGTTCCGCGAGGTCACCGTCAAAGGCTTTGACCCCTCCGACTACCAAACCACTCAG GTATTCTACCCTAGTAAGGACGGCACAGAGATCCCCATGTTCATCGTCCATAAGAAGGGCCTGAAGCTGGACGGCTCTCACCCTGCCTTCCTCTACGGCTACGGAGGGTTCAACATCTCAATCACTCCCAGCTACAG TGTATCACGGCTGATCTTTGTCCGACACATGGGAGGAGTCCTGGCTGTGGCCAACATCAGAGGAGGGGGGGAGTACGGAGAGACCTGGCACAAAG CGGGCATGCTGGCCAAAAAGCAAAACTGCTTCACAGACTTCCAGTGTGCAGCAGAGTACCTCATCAAGGAGGGCTACTCGTCCCCCTCCAAACTCACCATCAACGGCGGGTCCAACGGGGGCCTGCTCGTGG CAGCGTGTGTGAACCAGCGGCCAGAGCTGTTCGGCTGTGCCGTGGCCCAGGTGGGCGTCATGGACATGCTCAAGTTCCACAAGTTCACCATCGGCCACGCCTGGACCACTGACTTCGGCTGCTGTGAGGTCAAGGAGCAGTTTGACTGGCTCATCAA gtACTCCCCGCTCCACAACATACGCGTGCCCGAGGGTGAGGGCGTCCAGTACCCCGCTGTCCTCCTCCTCACAGGTGACCACGATGACCGCGTGGTCCCCCTACACTCCCTGAAGTACATCGCCACACTGCAACACGTGGTGGGCCGCTGGTCGGGTCAGAGCAATCCACTGTTCATCCACGTGGATACAAAGTCGGGCCACGGCGCCGGAAAGCCCACCAGAAAGGTCATCCAGGAGGTGGCCGACACATACGCCTTCATCGCCCGCTGCCTCAGCCTCTCCTGGGTCAAatga
- the LOC112249921 gene encoding prolyl endopeptidase-like isoform X1, translating into MFVRIQKVITKPVIHYFTQLFLLRNLRTVTSKMSFQYPHAYRDEAVADDYHGNKIPDPYSWLEDPDSEKTQAFVNAQNQLTLPYLDRCEVRDLFKERMTELYDYPKYSCPFKRGSRYFHFYNTGLQNQSVMYVQESLEAEPTVFLDPNTFSEDGTVALRGGGWRQGYAFSEDGEYLAYGTSASGSDWVEMHFLRVEGAVALNDRLERVKFSCMSWTHDGKGLFYNSYPKQEGKSDGTETSTNLHQKLYFHVLGTPQSQDCLCAEFPDHPKWMSGVEVSDDGRYVLLSIRKGCDPVNRLWYCDLQTTLQGITGLLPWVKLIDNFDAEYEYVTNEGTVFTFKTNLVAPRYRLINIDFAQPAQANWKELIPQHDKDVIVFATCTYNSLLFVCFLHDVKNVLKMYRLSSGEELRTFSLDVGSVVGFTGRKRDSEIFYYFTSFLSPAIIYHCDLTKEPLQPHVFREVTVKGFDPSDYQTTQVFYPSKDGTEIPMFIVHKKGLKLDGSHPAFLYGYGGFNISITPSYSVSRLIFVRHMGGVLAVANIRGGGEYGETWHKAGMLAKKQNCFTDFQCAAEYLIKEGYSSPSKLTINGGSNGGLLVAACVNQRPELFGCAVAQVGVMDMLKFHKFTIGHAWTTDFGCCEVKEQFDWLIKYSPLHNIRVPEGEGVQYPAVLLLTGDHDDRVVPLHSLKYIATLQHVVGRWSGQSNPLFIHVDTKSGHGAGKPTRKVIQEVADTYAFIARCLSLSWVK; encoded by the exons ATGTTTGTTCGGATCCAGAAAGTCATAACAAAACCAGTcattcattattttacacaacTTTTCTTATTACGGAATCTCCGAACAGTCACTTCTAAAATGTCTTTCCAGTACCCACATGCTTACCGTGACGAGGCAGTT GCAGATGACTACCATGGTAACAAGATTCCTGACCCGTACAGTTGGCTGGAGGACCCAGACAGCGAGAAGACGCAG GCTTTTGTCAATGCTCAGAACCAGCTGACGCTGCCCTACCTGGACCGCTGTGAGGTGCGGGACCTGTTCAAGGAGCGCATGACGGAGCTCTATGACTACCCCAAATACAGCTGCCCCTTCAAGAGGGGgagcag GTATTTCCATTTCTACAACACGGGCCTCCAGAACCAGAGTGTAATGTATGTTCAGGAGAGTCTAGAGGCAGAGCCCACGGTCTTCCTGGACCCAAACACCTTCTCTGAGGACGGGACTGTCGCTTTACGAGGTGGGGGATGGAGACAAG GTTATGCTTTCTCAGAGGACGGCGAGTACCTGGCATATGGCACCAGCGCCAGCGGCTCTGATTGGGTGGAGATGCACTTCCTGCGGGTGGAGGGGGCCGTGGCCCTAAATGACCGGCTGGAGAGGGTGAAGTTCAGCTGCATGTCATGGACCCATGACGGCAAGGGCCTCTTCTACAACTCCTACCCCAAGCAGGAGGGCAAAAGTGACG GCACTGAGACGTCCACGAACCTGCACCAGAAGCTCTACTTCCACGTGTTGGGGACCCCCCAGTCTCAGGACTGCCTGTGTGCCGAGTTCCCCGACCACCCTAAGTGGATGAGTGGGGTCGAG GTGTCAGATGACGGGCGCTACGTACTGCTGTCCATCAGGAAGGGCTGTGACCCGGTCAACCGGCTGTGGTACTGTGACCTTCAAACCACTCTTCAGGGTATCACAG gcCTGTTGCCGTGGGTGAAGCTGATAGACAACTTTGATGCGGAGTACGAGTATGTGACCAACGAGGGCACGGTGTTCACCTTCAAGACCAACCTGGTGGCCCCTCGTTACCGTCTCATCAACATCGATTTCGCCCAGCCCGCCCAGGCCAACTGGAAGGAGCTCATCCCCCAGCACGACAAGGACGTCATCG TGTTTGCCACCTGTACCTACAACAGCCTCCTCTTTGTGTGTTTCCTGCACGACGTGAAGAACGTGCTGAAGATGTACCGTCTGAGCTCGGGGGAGGAGCTCAGGACCTTCTCTCTGGACGTGGGCTCTGTGGTGGGCTTCACCGGACGCAAGAGAGACTCTGAGATCTTCTACTACTTCACCTCCTTTCTGTCGCCAG CCATCATCTACCACTGTGACCTGACCAAGGAGCCCCTGCAACCCCACGTGTTCCGCGAGGTCACCGTCAAAGGCTTTGACCCCTCCGACTACCAAACCACTCAG GTATTCTACCCTAGTAAGGACGGCACAGAGATCCCCATGTTCATCGTCCATAAGAAGGGCCTGAAGCTGGACGGCTCTCACCCTGCCTTCCTCTACGGCTACGGAGGGTTCAACATCTCAATCACTCCCAGCTACAG TGTATCACGGCTGATCTTTGTCCGACACATGGGAGGAGTCCTGGCTGTGGCCAACATCAGAGGAGGGGGGGAGTACGGAGAGACCTGGCACAAAG CGGGCATGCTGGCCAAAAAGCAAAACTGCTTCACAGACTTCCAGTGTGCAGCAGAGTACCTCATCAAGGAGGGCTACTCGTCCCCCTCCAAACTCACCATCAACGGCGGGTCCAACGGGGGCCTGCTCGTGG CAGCGTGTGTGAACCAGCGGCCAGAGCTGTTCGGCTGTGCCGTGGCCCAGGTGGGCGTCATGGACATGCTCAAGTTCCACAAGTTCACCATCGGCCACGCCTGGACCACTGACTTCGGCTGCTGTGAGGTCAAGGAGCAGTTTGACTGGCTCATCAA gtACTCCCCGCTCCACAACATACGCGTGCCCGAGGGTGAGGGCGTCCAGTACCCCGCTGTCCTCCTCCTCACAGGTGACCACGATGACCGCGTGGTCCCCCTACACTCCCTGAAGTACATCGCCACACTGCAACACGTGGTGGGCCGCTGGTCGGGTCAGAGCAATCCACTGTTCATCCACGTGGATACAAAGTCGGGCCACGGCGCCGGAAAGCCCACCAGAAAGGTCATCCAGGAGGTGGCCGACACATACGCCTTCATCGCCCGCTGCCTCAGCCTCTCCTGGGTCAAatga